GCTGGCACAAATTGGAGTATTTTAGAAACAGCCACTCAGTCCCTTTTGGCCACTATTGGCAATTTCGGATaaccttttaataatttatacacACACACTCGCATTACGCCTAAACGCACATGCCCCGCAATGTTTTTTTCAtactcttcttccttctcttaaAACGTAGACAACTTTCTGATCTTAGCAATAAAACAGACATTAAGGATAAAGAAGTTCCAAAAATGCTTAAAGCCTGAGAATTCAGTTacaatttgaacaaaaatgcCCTTGAGTTGAGATAAGTGATGCATGCCTAAAAAGTTATGTTCTGGTGCATCAATAATCACAATTCTTTGAAATAAGTCAAAGTGAGAAAAATATGGAATGGTAACCGTACCTTTCAATAAGGAGAGGAGTTCTCCAGAGCCAAATATGTTGTTTAAATGGAGCCAGAACGCTTGCAACAAATAATCTATGTTCGACCAGCCAATGAAATTCCTTGTCGATAAACCACAACTTGAGTACTTTTGGCAAGACCACCATGTGAAGGATAGGATGGCTACACttgataatataattgttCCAGAATAGCAAAAGCTTAGGAAGGGAGAAACAAATAGAATCGCTTGATCGAAAATCTTAATACATGGAAAACCACCATCAAGTATCCATTcataaaagaatacaaagtCTGTACAAACAAATCGAATAGCTcgttttttccctttttattttcagacccaggaaaaatagtaaaataggATACACATCGCCTGGAAGATGGagttagaagaagaagcacAAAAGTAACTGGAAAGAGACGGAAAAACAACGAAAAATAGGactaaagttgaaaattttatcgaGAAAAGCGTCAAAAAAGTCCTGCGGGAAAATTTACCGGCGACCTCATATATGATCTGAAATATCACCCGGAATATCCGTACAAGTCGTATGGTGACCATAGAGCGTCCAGTGGACATGGTTCTTTGGAGTCCAACCTCGACCATGGCTTCCCACTGCCGGACCAATGCAAGAGGCTAGTCGGACCCGGGTGGAGGTCACGGCAACTGCCTCTGACATTATCACCTCCTAAACCATGCTGGTTCCACCGGTGCTCGATGGTCGCCACGTTACCGGCGAAAACCAGTAAGAACGGGGGAAGTGACCCAAGTTCATAGATGCGATTACTCTTCTGAAGTTTCATCCACCATTCAATCTTCTCCGTATACCCACCATTCCTCCATTTAACCAAGTCTATGACCATAACGCCCGTGTTGAAGTAACAGGGCTTTCTTCCAGCAAATGTGCCGAAAAATCTCTCATCAGACCAGAAACGTGTTGTGAAATACTTGCTGAAATTGGCATGACAGTACTCAGGAGCCCCGATTGTCCACTCACCCAAATTCGTCGTCCATAGCTTCCGGATATCATCCACCACAATAAGATCAGAATCCAGGTAAATTACCTTCTTCACACAAGACTCGAGCAACCCAGCCAAGTAATTTCTAGCATAATTAAGCGGCTGCTCCAGCGCTTGCCTCACCGAAGTGGAGATCAGATTCCTAACAATCTCCGGATCAAAGTAGTACACTTTGAAATTCATCTGAGGGAAGGTAGATCGAACGAAGTCCTCAAGACTGGTATCCGAAAcaaggaaatgaaagaaaacactCTCTGGACACAGCGAGTTTCGAAGAATCGAATTGACAGCCGCAACTGAGCCACGAAGGTACTCCACATCGAGTGTAATGGCAACATGTACCAAATTCGGATCACACACACCAAACTTCCCAGAAAACCTCGAGTCACCGCCTCCACATTGACCAGCATTGCGAAATGTAGATGCCTTTCGGAAAGAGAATCTATTCAACGATCTGGAAGAGGCAGTATCAACAGGCAAACGAAGATAAAAATCGAGATGAGAGGATCGAATAGCTTCGGCCGGAGGAAATGATTGTAAAGCCGGAGCAAGCACAATCATGACCATTGCGGCGGAAAAAAGCCCCGATAATTTCATCAACCAAATCATATTCACGCTATAaaccccttttttctttttcttcttccacttgAAACCAAATCGACgaacaaaaatggagaaaaaacaCGTTCGGAGGAACGCTAGGGTTCCTTTAAAGTCCTCCAGAACTCTCGAGAAATCAATACATggagaaaaacaacaacaaatattAAGCCCTAAACCGAGATGGAATCGATATTTGTCCTCCCTAGAAGAGCGTATGAAAGCGAAAAAGTATGCCGTGGGAACAAAGCAAGCAGAGAGAGGATAAAAAggcaaaagaagaagaagaagaagaagaagaagaagaagaagaagataagttTGTAGAGGTGAGCATTGAAGAAGAATCGGACCTCAAAACAAAGgcgagagagaaagagagaaagagagagagagagagagagagagaggagtcCCACCGACGGGGGTTCTGCAGTAGGATTAtatctcttctccttctcctcctcGTCGTCCCTCTATTACTCTGTCGGTTGCAGAGCAATGGAAGAAGACAAAGGTGCAGACGCACAAAGTAGAGTGAAATTAATagacctttttcttttcttttcttttctttttctttttcttttcttttcagatCTCCTCCACTCCACATGgcctaaattttaattattaaagtcTTTGGGGGGTTCGAGGGTCAATTActacttttgttcttttattattattattacaaagtTGGTACTCCAATTCCCAATTCCCAAAATCTCctaaatttaactaaaatatatcaaatcaatccttctcttctcctctaacataattaaatatccctatttaccaaattatattatgaaatcttaggtttacacaaatattaaactaTGTGTACCCTACAAAAttactataatttatttgcttttatttttagaatttattacACTTACCTTCATTTCCTCTAATctttaattcatatatatacacattagATCCCCTAATTTTACATAATTAACCACCTTAAACCCTATGCTCTCAATTTCTCAACTTAGGCTATTCTTTCTTAAACCCTATgctcttgtttttttttttattattatatatatacacacactatCCACTTTTACATTACCaaacctttttcttcttcaaatatcaaacCCTCAATTTTATGGAAATATTTATGTTAATGGAAATTTCgacaaattttatgaaaatgttatGAAAATGCAAATTTTGGGATGGTAAAAAGAAACTCCcatcaattgaaattaatcaaaataaataataaatatagattttttttgttttagttttttcataCTCAATTTCTTTGGAAGTAAAGATtggattaaaaacaaaattgaaaattgagaagaaaaaaaaaaaagttcacatTAACCCAGTTTTATTGTTCATCAGAAATGATATAATGTTGTTGTACATCAAAGAAAAAGCATCAATTTTATGATGTGAACCAAAACCAACCCCTTGAATGTTTCTATCCCTAAACCCACACAGAATCCCAACCTACTAACTAATCAAATATAAgcaattatatatacatacacattacatttaattttatgttgatAGTTTATCTTTTACTTAAATTCACCCAGAACTTCAAATGCTTTCATGttgataattaatttctcTAGAAGCTAACTCTTACTCACCCAACTTTATGGATGTGTATTAGCA
This is a stretch of genomic DNA from Cucumis sativus cultivar 9930 chromosome 4, Cucumber_9930_V3, whole genome shotgun sequence. It encodes these proteins:
- the LOC101222598 gene encoding probable galacturonosyltransferase-like 7, encoding MIWLMKLSGLFSAAMVMIVLAPALQSFPPAEAIRSSHLDFYLRLPVDTASSRSLNRFSFRKASTFRNAGQCGGGDSRFSGKFGVCDPNLVHVAITLDVEYLRGSVAAVNSILRNSLCPESVFFHFLVSDTSLEDFVRSTFPQMNFKVYYFDPEIVRNLISTSVRQALEQPLNYARNYLAGLLESCVKKVIYLDSDLIVVDDIRKLWTTNLGEWTIGAPEYCHANFSKYFTTRFWSDERFFGTFAGRKPCYFNTGVMVIDLVKWRNGGYTEKIEWWMKLQKSNRIYELGSLPPFLLVFAGNVATIEHRWNQHGLGGDNVRGSCRDLHPGPTSLLHWSGSGKPWSRLDSKEPCPLDALWSPYDLYGYSG